The proteins below are encoded in one region of Cucurbita pepo subsp. pepo cultivar mu-cu-16 chromosome LG10, ASM280686v2, whole genome shotgun sequence:
- the LOC111804223 gene encoding microtubule-associated protein 70-5 isoform X1, which translates to MVLNMGSYEEHVGREEGSVVLLDPVVLELNRLQNLVAEKNRELGAAHSEIKALKATEAKKDKALEELKSEVDKLDDKLRATENLLEHKNLEIKRLTTEKKDAVAAQYAAEATLRRVYANQKDDDSLTLASVVAPLEAKIKMYKNEVLLLQEDKKALERLTKSKEAALLEAEKILRSALERALIVEEVQNHNFELKRQIEICQEENRILEKTNRQKVIEVERLGQTIKDLEEAILAGGATANMVRDYKRQIEELHEEKRTLERELARAKVSAHRVATVVANEWKDESDRVMPVKQWLEERKLLQAELQRTKDKLAVSERTAKAEAQLKEKFKLRLKTLEEGLRQIPASPVNTKAFSGSPKTERSNNILGFLTSNGRKRSTSLSKPSSAISKTSNILVQTNASDYDKATAPPELNRSNSLKKKYASACENVMKKSMWASGRSKVVDITEKENRETIDGEGFREPSSLENEDTVSGFLYDKIQKEVINLRKLCEVKDGNLNTKDEEIKVLMKKVDALTKAMEVEAKKMKREAAVKEKEAAAAAAGRLEEKNKPRMVHTKSRRLST; encoded by the exons ATGGTGTTAAACATGGGGAGTTACGAGGAACATGTCGGCAGAGAAGAGGGTTCTGTTGTCCTTCTTGATCCTGTTGTGTTGGAGCTCAACCGTTTGCAGAACCTTGTAGCag AGAAGAACAGGGAGCTGGGAGCTGCACACAGTGAAATCAAGGCCTTGAAAGCCACAGAAGCCAAGAAAGACAAAGCTCTAGAAGAG CTGAAAAGTGAAGTTGATAAACTTGACGACAAGCTTAGAGCCACTGAGAATCTCCTTGAACACAAG AACCTTGAAATAAAGAGACTAACAACTGAGAAGAAAGATGCAGTGGCTGCACAATATGCTGCAGAAGCTACACTCAGAAGGGTATATGCAAATCAGAAAGACGACGATTCGCTTACTCTCGCGTCGGTTGTCGCTCCTCTCGAAGCGAAAATCAAAATGTACAAGAATGAG GTTTTGTTACTGCAAGAGGATAAGAAAGCTTTGGAGCGTCTCACGAAGTCGAAGGAAGCGGCGTTGCTCGAAGCAGAGAAGATTCTACGAAGCGCGCTTGAGAGAGCTCTGATTGTGGAGGAAGTTCAAAATCACAACTTTGAGCTGAAGAGACAGATTGAAATTTGCCAG GAAGAGAACAGGATCCTTGAGAAAACTAATCGCCAGAAGGTTATTGAAGTTGAAAGGCTTGGGCAAACCATTAAGGATTTAGAGGAGGCCATTCTAGCTGGAGGAGCTACAGCTAACATGGTTCGAGATTATAAGCGACAGATTGAAGAATTACAT GAAGAGAAGAGGACTCTTGAGAGAGAATTGGCAAGAGCGAAAGTCTCGGCTCACCGTGTCGCTACCGTGGTGGCGAACGAGTGGAAGGATGAAAGTGATAGAGTTATGCCTGTCAAGCAGTGGCTGGAAGAGAGAAAGCTATTGCAg GCAGAGTTGCAAAGAACAAAAGACAAGTTAGCTGTGTCAGAAAGAACAGCCAAAGCAGAAGCACAACTCAAG GAAAAATTCAAGCTGAGATTGAAAACATTAGAAGAAGGGCTAAGGCAAATACCAGCTTCCCCTGTAAATACCAAAGCATTCAGTGGATCCCCAAAAACAGAACGATCCAATAACATCTTAGGCTTCTTGACAAGCAATGGAAGGAAGAGATCAACTTCTCTATCAAAGCCTTCTTCAGCCATCTCCAAAACTTCAAACATTCTAGTTCAAACAAATGCCTCAGATTATGACAAGGCCACTGCACCACCTGAGCTAAACAGGTCAAACagcttgaagaagaaatatgcCTCAGCTTGTGAAAACGTAATGAAAAAGAGTATGTGGGCTTCTGGTAGAAGTAAAGTAGTTGATAttactgaaaaagaaaacagagaaaccATTGATGGTGAAGGATTCCGAGAACCGAGCAGCCTCGAAAACGAAGATACGGTTTCGGGTTTTCTGTATGACAAAATACAGAAGGAAGTCATTAATTTGAGGAAGCTATGTGAAGTGAAAGACGGGAACTTGAAtacaaaagatgaagaaatcaag GTTCTTATGAAGAAGGTTGATGCATTAACGAAGGCCATGGAAGTAGAGgctaagaaaatgaagagagaaGCAGCtgtgaaagaaaaggaagcagcagcagctgcaGCAGGGAGATTAGAGGAGAAGAACAAGCCCAGGATGGTTCACACCAAAAG CCGTAGGCTATCAACTTGA
- the LOC111804223 gene encoding microtubule-associated protein 70-5 isoform X2, whose product MVLNMGSYEEHVGREEGSVVLLDPVVLELNRLQNLVAEKNRELGAAHSEIKALKATEAKKDKALEELKSEVDKLDDKLRATENLLEHKNLEIKRLTTEKKDAVAAQYAAEATLRRVYANQKDDDSLTLASVVAPLEAKIKMYKNEVLLLQEDKKALERLTKSKEAALLEAEKILRSALERALIVEEVQNHNFELKRQIEICQEENRILEKTNRQKVIEVERLGQTIKDLEEAILAGGATANMVRDYKRQIEELHEEKRTLERELARAKVSAHRVATVVANEWKDESDRVMPVKQWLEERKLLQAELQRTKDKLAVSERTAKAEAQLKEKFKLRLKTLEEGLRQIPASPVNTKAFSGSPKTERSNNILGFLTSNGRKRSTSLSKPSSAISKTSNILVQTNASDYDKATAPPELNRSNSLKKKYASACENVMKKSMWASGRSKVVDITEKENRETIDGEGFREPSSLENEDTVSGFLYDKIQKEVINLRKLCEVKDGNLNTKDEEIKVLMKKVDALTKAMEVEAKKMKREAAVKEKEAAAAAAGRLEEKNKPRMVHTKRLST is encoded by the exons ATGGTGTTAAACATGGGGAGTTACGAGGAACATGTCGGCAGAGAAGAGGGTTCTGTTGTCCTTCTTGATCCTGTTGTGTTGGAGCTCAACCGTTTGCAGAACCTTGTAGCag AGAAGAACAGGGAGCTGGGAGCTGCACACAGTGAAATCAAGGCCTTGAAAGCCACAGAAGCCAAGAAAGACAAAGCTCTAGAAGAG CTGAAAAGTGAAGTTGATAAACTTGACGACAAGCTTAGAGCCACTGAGAATCTCCTTGAACACAAG AACCTTGAAATAAAGAGACTAACAACTGAGAAGAAAGATGCAGTGGCTGCACAATATGCTGCAGAAGCTACACTCAGAAGGGTATATGCAAATCAGAAAGACGACGATTCGCTTACTCTCGCGTCGGTTGTCGCTCCTCTCGAAGCGAAAATCAAAATGTACAAGAATGAG GTTTTGTTACTGCAAGAGGATAAGAAAGCTTTGGAGCGTCTCACGAAGTCGAAGGAAGCGGCGTTGCTCGAAGCAGAGAAGATTCTACGAAGCGCGCTTGAGAGAGCTCTGATTGTGGAGGAAGTTCAAAATCACAACTTTGAGCTGAAGAGACAGATTGAAATTTGCCAG GAAGAGAACAGGATCCTTGAGAAAACTAATCGCCAGAAGGTTATTGAAGTTGAAAGGCTTGGGCAAACCATTAAGGATTTAGAGGAGGCCATTCTAGCTGGAGGAGCTACAGCTAACATGGTTCGAGATTATAAGCGACAGATTGAAGAATTACAT GAAGAGAAGAGGACTCTTGAGAGAGAATTGGCAAGAGCGAAAGTCTCGGCTCACCGTGTCGCTACCGTGGTGGCGAACGAGTGGAAGGATGAAAGTGATAGAGTTATGCCTGTCAAGCAGTGGCTGGAAGAGAGAAAGCTATTGCAg GCAGAGTTGCAAAGAACAAAAGACAAGTTAGCTGTGTCAGAAAGAACAGCCAAAGCAGAAGCACAACTCAAG GAAAAATTCAAGCTGAGATTGAAAACATTAGAAGAAGGGCTAAGGCAAATACCAGCTTCCCCTGTAAATACCAAAGCATTCAGTGGATCCCCAAAAACAGAACGATCCAATAACATCTTAGGCTTCTTGACAAGCAATGGAAGGAAGAGATCAACTTCTCTATCAAAGCCTTCTTCAGCCATCTCCAAAACTTCAAACATTCTAGTTCAAACAAATGCCTCAGATTATGACAAGGCCACTGCACCACCTGAGCTAAACAGGTCAAACagcttgaagaagaaatatgcCTCAGCTTGTGAAAACGTAATGAAAAAGAGTATGTGGGCTTCTGGTAGAAGTAAAGTAGTTGATAttactgaaaaagaaaacagagaaaccATTGATGGTGAAGGATTCCGAGAACCGAGCAGCCTCGAAAACGAAGATACGGTTTCGGGTTTTCTGTATGACAAAATACAGAAGGAAGTCATTAATTTGAGGAAGCTATGTGAAGTGAAAGACGGGAACTTGAAtacaaaagatgaagaaatcaag GTTCTTATGAAGAAGGTTGATGCATTAACGAAGGCCATGGAAGTAGAGgctaagaaaatgaagagagaaGCAGCtgtgaaagaaaaggaagcagcagcagctgcaGCAGGGAGATTAGAGGAGAAGAACAAGCCCAGGATGGTTCACACCAAAAG GCTATCAACTTGA
- the LOC111804288 gene encoding putative protein FAR1-RELATED SEQUENCE 10 isoform X1: protein MASIPSKNVWIRRQQCPCGDWKCYVSYEGEGEETSVAAELAKSERVSSEAMVSPYVGMVFKNDTDAFEYYGNFARRNGFSIRKERSRLSPQLGVYKRDFVCYRSGFAPAKKKPIGENHRDRKSVRCGCDAKMYLSKEVSEGVSQWFVVQFSNVHNHELLEDDQVRLLPAYRKIHEADQERILLLSKAGFPIHRIVKVLELEKGIHGGQLPFLERDVRNFVQNRKKIVQEHDALLNEKREIDTIELLEACKATKESDEEFVYDFTVDANDKVEHVAWSYGDSVNAYDMFGDVVYFDTTYSSITYGLLLGVWLGIDNHGRTIFFGCVLLQDETPRSLAWAFQTFIRFMRGTFPQTILTDLDPGLRDAIRSELPGTKHVISRWNILSKVSSWFSLYLGPRYAEFKSEFDLLYSVESSEDFEIRWDQMVSTFGLVSDKHLDLLFSFREYWVPSYIRGCLLAQMATSAYFKAVDTFLKGVFSAQTCLRSFFEQVGISANFQNHEHQEMQYLQLKTNIPIEEHARSILTPFAFNALQHELVLAMQYAASEMADGSYLIHHFKKMDGERLVMWIEDSEQIHCSCKEFESSGMLCRHALRIFIIKNYFQLPDKYYLSRWRRESSLALSDGHGIESNDGHWFHEYQRLTETLFAESSITKERSEHVRRELMKEITRLLNEIRRMPESDGVAAMDLTESPNG from the exons ATGGCATCCATACCGTCGAAAAACGTATGGATTCGACGGCAGCAATGCCCTTGTGGGGATTGGAAATGTTATGTTTCATATGAAGGAGAAGGCGAAGAAACTTCTGTCGCAGCCGAGTTAGCTAAGTCCGAAAGGGTGTCATCTGAAGCTATGGTTTCCCCTTATGTGGGAATGGTGTTTAAGAATGACACTGATGCGTTTGAGTATTATGGGAATTTCGCTAGGAGAAATGGGTTTTCGATTAGGAAAGAGCGATCTAGACTTAGCCCGCAATTGGGTGTTTATAAACGAGATTTTGTATGTTATCGTTCGGGATTTGCACCTGCAAAGAAGAAACCCATTGGGGAGAATCATAGAGATAGGAAATCGGTGCGTTGTGGGTGTGATGCTAAGATGTATTTGTCAAAGGAAGTCAGTGAAGGAGTTTCTCAATGGTTTGTAGTGCAATTCAGCAATGTACATAACCATGAACTTCTTGAAGATGACCAAGTTCGCCTCCTTCCTGCGTATCGAAAAATTCACGAGGCCGACCAAGAACGCATACTTCTGCTTTCAAAAGCTGGGTTTCCCATTCATCGGATAGTGAAGGTATTGGAATTGGAAAAGGGCATTCATGGAGGTCAATTGCCTTTTTTGGAGAGAGATGTTAGAAACTTCGTTCAAAATCGTAAGAAGATCGTTCAAGAACACGATGCACTGCTAAACGAAAAACGGGAAATTGATACAATAGAGCTTCTAGAGGCTTGCAAAGCCACGAAAGAATCAGATGAAGAGTTTGTTTATGACTTCACAGTTGATGCAAATGATAAGGTTGAACATGTTGCTTGGTCATATGGGGACTCTGTTAATGCTTATGACATGTTTGGGGATGTTGTCTATTTTGACACTACTTATTCATCAATCACATATGGGTTACTATTGGGAGTGTGGCTTGGCATTGATAACCATGGTAGGACTATTTTCTTTGGTTGTGTTTTGTTGCAAGATGAAACGCCTCGTTCGTTGGCTTGGGCTTTTCAG ACCTTTATTCGTTTCATGAGAGGCACATTCCCGCAGACAATTTTGACTGATCTTGATCCAGGGCTTAGAGATGCAATAAGAAGTGAATTACCTGGCACAAAGCACGTAATTTCGAGATGGAATATTTTGTCGAAGGTATCTAGTTGGTTTTCTCTTTATCTCGGACCTCGTTATGCAGAGTTCAAATCCGAATTCGATTTGCTGTATTCTGTGGAGAGTTCAGAGGATTTTGAAATTCGATGGGATCAAATGGTATCAACGTTTGGTCTCGTTTCAGACAAGCACCTCGatttactattttcatttcgGGAATACTGGGTACCATCTTACATAAGAGGTTGTCTTTTAGCTCAAATGGCAACATCAGCCTATTTCAAGGCTGTCGATACGTTCTTGAAAGGAGTTTTTAGTGCACAGACGTGTTTGCGTAGCTTTTTCGAGCAG GTTGGTATTTCAGCCAACTTCCAAAACCATGAGCATCAGGAGATGCAATATTTGCAATTAAAGACGAATATACCGATCGAAGAACATGCACGAAGCATCCTCACCCCTTTTGCCTTCAATGCTTTACAGCATGAATTAGTGTTGGCCATGCAGTATGCTGCATCTGAAATGGCGGATGGATCATATCTCATACACCACTTCAAGAAGATGGATGGAGAGCGTCTTGTGATGTGGATTGAAGACAGCGAACAGATTCACTGCTCTTGTAAGGAGTTTGAATCCTCAGGCATGCTATGCAGACATGCTTTGCGCATATTCATTATAAAGAATTACTTTCAGCTTCCTGATAAATACTATTTAAGTAGATGGAGGCGGGAAAGCTCTCTAGCCTTAAGCGATGGTCACGGTATCGAGAGTAACGATGGGCATTGGTTTCATGAATATCAGCGCCTTACCGAGACTCTTTTTGCCGAATCTTCCATTACCAAGGAACGTAGTGAGCATGTCCGTAGGGAACTGATGAAAGAGATCACAAGACTTCTTAACGAGATTAGGAGAATGCCCGAGAGTGACGGGGTTGCAGCTATGGATTTGACAGAATCGCCAAATGGTTAA
- the LOC111804288 gene encoding putative protein FAR1-RELATED SEQUENCE 10 isoform X2, whose amino-acid sequence MASIPSKNVWIRRQQCPCGDWKCYVSYEGEGEETSVAAELAKSERVSSEAMVSPYVGMVFKNDTDAFEYYGNFARRNGFSIRKERSRLSPQLGVYKRDFVCYRSGFAPAKKKPIGENHRDRKSVRCGCDAKMYLSKEVSEGVSQWFVVQFSNVHNHELLEDDQVRLLPAYRKIHEADQERILLLSKAGFPIHRIVKVLELEKGIHGGQLPFLERDVRNFVQNRKKIVQEHDALLNEKREIDTIELLEACKATKESDEEFVYDFTVDANDKVEHVAWSYGDSVNAYDMFGDVVYFDTTYSSITYGLLLGVWLGIDNHGRTIFFGCVLLQDETPRSLAWAFQTFIRFMRGTFPQTILTDLDPGLRDAIRSELPGTKHVISRWNILSKVSSWFSLYLGPRYAEFKSEFDLLYSVESSEDFEIRWDQMVSTFGLVSDKHLDLLFSFREYWVPSYIRGCLLAQMATSAYFKAVDTFLKGVFSAQTCLRSFFEQVGISANFQNHEHQEMQYLQLKTNIPIEEHARSILTPFAFNALQHELVLAMQYAASEMADGSYLIHHFKKMDGERLVMWIEDSEQIHCSYGGGKAL is encoded by the exons ATGGCATCCATACCGTCGAAAAACGTATGGATTCGACGGCAGCAATGCCCTTGTGGGGATTGGAAATGTTATGTTTCATATGAAGGAGAAGGCGAAGAAACTTCTGTCGCAGCCGAGTTAGCTAAGTCCGAAAGGGTGTCATCTGAAGCTATGGTTTCCCCTTATGTGGGAATGGTGTTTAAGAATGACACTGATGCGTTTGAGTATTATGGGAATTTCGCTAGGAGAAATGGGTTTTCGATTAGGAAAGAGCGATCTAGACTTAGCCCGCAATTGGGTGTTTATAAACGAGATTTTGTATGTTATCGTTCGGGATTTGCACCTGCAAAGAAGAAACCCATTGGGGAGAATCATAGAGATAGGAAATCGGTGCGTTGTGGGTGTGATGCTAAGATGTATTTGTCAAAGGAAGTCAGTGAAGGAGTTTCTCAATGGTTTGTAGTGCAATTCAGCAATGTACATAACCATGAACTTCTTGAAGATGACCAAGTTCGCCTCCTTCCTGCGTATCGAAAAATTCACGAGGCCGACCAAGAACGCATACTTCTGCTTTCAAAAGCTGGGTTTCCCATTCATCGGATAGTGAAGGTATTGGAATTGGAAAAGGGCATTCATGGAGGTCAATTGCCTTTTTTGGAGAGAGATGTTAGAAACTTCGTTCAAAATCGTAAGAAGATCGTTCAAGAACACGATGCACTGCTAAACGAAAAACGGGAAATTGATACAATAGAGCTTCTAGAGGCTTGCAAAGCCACGAAAGAATCAGATGAAGAGTTTGTTTATGACTTCACAGTTGATGCAAATGATAAGGTTGAACATGTTGCTTGGTCATATGGGGACTCTGTTAATGCTTATGACATGTTTGGGGATGTTGTCTATTTTGACACTACTTATTCATCAATCACATATGGGTTACTATTGGGAGTGTGGCTTGGCATTGATAACCATGGTAGGACTATTTTCTTTGGTTGTGTTTTGTTGCAAGATGAAACGCCTCGTTCGTTGGCTTGGGCTTTTCAG ACCTTTATTCGTTTCATGAGAGGCACATTCCCGCAGACAATTTTGACTGATCTTGATCCAGGGCTTAGAGATGCAATAAGAAGTGAATTACCTGGCACAAAGCACGTAATTTCGAGATGGAATATTTTGTCGAAGGTATCTAGTTGGTTTTCTCTTTATCTCGGACCTCGTTATGCAGAGTTCAAATCCGAATTCGATTTGCTGTATTCTGTGGAGAGTTCAGAGGATTTTGAAATTCGATGGGATCAAATGGTATCAACGTTTGGTCTCGTTTCAGACAAGCACCTCGatttactattttcatttcgGGAATACTGGGTACCATCTTACATAAGAGGTTGTCTTTTAGCTCAAATGGCAACATCAGCCTATTTCAAGGCTGTCGATACGTTCTTGAAAGGAGTTTTTAGTGCACAGACGTGTTTGCGTAGCTTTTTCGAGCAG GTTGGTATTTCAGCCAACTTCCAAAACCATGAGCATCAGGAGATGCAATATTTGCAATTAAAGACGAATATACCGATCGAAGAACATGCACGAAGCATCCTCACCCCTTTTGCCTTCAATGCTTTACAGCATGAATTAGTGTTGGCCATGCAGTATGCTGCATCTGAAATGGCGGATGGATCATATCTCATACACCACTTCAAGAAGATGGATGGAGAGCGTCTTGTGATGTGGATTGAAGACAGCGAACAGATTCACTGCTCTT ATGGAGGCGGGAAAGCTCTCTAG
- the LOC111804289 gene encoding TPD1 protein homolog 1-like: MKGGAFRSFFLCFSLFLAFKLVRLSVVQAAAREKNSGISWMSLQSSKTGRGMNRVGSECSKDEVVVFQGQTAPLPDGIPSFIVQILNSCSSGCSISNIHMKCGWFSSARLVNPRIFRRVKYDDCLINDGKALAPGQTLSFQYANTFPYPLSVSSVTCSS; the protein is encoded by the exons ATGAAAGGCGGTGCTTTTCGCAgttttttcctctgtttttcccTGTTTCTTG CGTTCAAGTTGGTTCGTTTGAGTGTTGTTCAGGCAGCtgcaagagaaaaaaacagtGGAATTTCTTGGATGTCGCTTCAGTCTTCTAAAACTG GTCGAGGGATGAATCGGGTTGGTTCAGAATGTTCGAAAGACGAGGTGGTTGTGTTTCAAGGGCAAACAGCTCCACTTCCAGATGGGATTCCATCATTCATAGTTCAGATCTTAAATTCATGTTCTTCAGGCTGCAGCATCTCCAACATTCACATGAAATGTGGTTGGTTCAGCTCAGCCAGATTGGTGAATCCAAGAATTTTCCGGAGAGTCAAGTATGATGACTGCCTTATCAACGACGGCAAGGCTCTTGCTCCTGGACAAACTCTGTCATTTCAATATGCTAACACTTTTCCTTACCCTCTTTCTGTATCTTCTGTAACTTGTTCTTCTTGA
- the LOC111803269 gene encoding uncharacterized protein LOC111803269, translating to MATSFRSRIHHFPISPTFKNPSVSPPPFPIKATSPLRGPFRPLAASAPPQSPAKPLKTPHPLDFKIIDETPIGNSRFLIIGAVSVGVALFLMGCDGDRALALGPEGPLVEEFWDNVRRYAIYAVTVSTGALYTILLPIFELLKNPITAVLVLAIFGGAIFVISQVLSAMVGVNEFSYDYAY from the coding sequence ATGGCCACCTCTTTCAGATCCCGAATCCACCACTTCCCAATCTCCCCCACTTTCAAAAACCCCTCTGTTTCTCCTCCTCCATTTCCAATCAAGGCCACTTCCCCTCTCAGAGGCCCTTTCCGGCCTCTCGCAGCCTCTGCGCCGCCGCAATCCCCCGCCAAACCCTTAAAAACTCCTCATCCGTTGGATTTCAAGATAATCGACGAAACCCCAATTGGGAACTCGAGGTTTTTGATCATCGGAGCCGTCTCGGTGGGCGTTGCTCTGTTTCTGATGGGTTGCGATGGCGATAGGGCTCTGGCTTTGGGGCCTGAAGGGCCGTTGGTGGAGGAATTCTGGGACAATGTAAGAAGATACGCAATTTATGCTGTCACTGTAAGTACGGGTGCTCTTTACACTAttcttcttcccattttcGAGCTGCTGAAGAACCCCATTACTGCTGTTCTTGTTTTGGCTATTTTTGGGGGTGCCATTTTCGTTATTTCTCAAGTTCTATCTGCCATGGTTGGTGTCAATGAGTTTTCTTATGATTATGCCTATTGA
- the LOC111804265 gene encoding scarecrow-like protein 13, whose translation MRASRNSQALSGIHEMHHQSVQKIDPYYLSHLHVLENNVSPDASSQGNSVNFSSFKDQFFTLESFPATADLSACNSPSAVSGLSSRSPFSPQGSQSCSSDQPHSFDNTCGSPQSGCSVTDDDNELKYKLKELEISLLGPESDIGDSCYCSFRGGAHQDASVARWNWNQVAEMIPRLNLRDTLIHCAQAIHDSDLNVATLFMDVLGKMVSVSGDPAQRLGAYLLEGLRARLERSGSAIYKALKCEEPTSSELMSYMSVLFQICPYFKFAYTSANAIIWEAMVNEPIIHIIDFQIAQGSQYIPLIHDLANRPGGPPVLLRITGVDDSQSSHARGGGLQIVGQKLAQLAQSKGIPFQFHAAAMSGCEVERSNLRIRPGEALAVNFPYVLHHMPDESVSTQNHRDRLLRLVKSLSPKVVTIVEQESNTNTSPFLLRFLETLDYYTAMFESIDVARSRDDKQRIRAEQHCVARDIVNMVACEGFERIERHELLGKWRMRMKMAGFTSYPLSSSVSGAVKNLLRDFNGNYRLQEVDGALYLGWKNRAMATSSAWR comes from the coding sequence ATGCGAGCGTCTCGGAATAGCCAGGCATTGTCTGGGATCCATGAGATGCATCACCAGTCTGTGCAAAAGATAGATCCCTACTATTTATCACATTTACATGTATTGGAAAACAATGTTTCTCCTGACGCAAGCAGCCAGGGAAACAGTGTTAACTTCTCTTCCTTTAAGGATCAGTTCTTTACTCTGGAATCATTTCCGGCTACCGCTGATCTGAGTGCCTGTAATTCCCCTTCTGCTGTAAGTGGTCTGTCTTCCAGGAGCCCCTTCTCACCTCAAGGTTCTCAATCATGCTCCTCCGATCAACCCCATTCCTTTGACAACACATGCGGATCACCACAAAGTGGATGCTCAGTGACTGATGATGATAACGAATTAAAGTACAAGCTGAAAGAATTAGAAATTTCTTTGCTGGGGCCTGAATCTGATATTGGGGATAGCTGCTACTGTTCTTTCAGGGGTGGGGCACATCAAGATGCTTCAGTAGCAAGGTGGAACTGGAATCAAGTGGCTGAAATGATTCCTAGACTAAATCTTCGGGATACACTCATCCATTGTGCCCAAGCAATTCATGATTCTGATCTAAATGTGGCAACCTTATTTATGGATGTTTTAGGGAAGATGGTTTCTGTCTCTGGTGATCCAGCCCAGAGGTTGGGCGCTTACTTGTTGGAAGGGCTTAGAGCAAGGTTGGAACGATCTGGGAGTGCAATATACAAGGCCCTAAAATGCGAAGAACCAACAAGCTCTGAACTCATGTCCTACATGTCTGTTCTATTCCAAATCTGCCCGTACTTTAAATTTGCTTACACCTCTGCCAATGCTATCATTTGGGAGGCCATGGTAAATGAACCGATAATCCACATAATTGATTTCCAAATCGCACAGGGTAGTCAGTATATACCTCTCATCCATGATCTTGCTAATCGGCCTGGTGGACCCCCAGTTCTTCTACGCATCACAGGTGTGGATGATTCCCAATCATCTCATGCACGAGGAGGGGGACTTCAAATTGTGGGACAGAAGCTAGCTCAGCTGGCTCAATCAAAAGGAATTCCCTTCCAATTTCATGCTGCTGCAATGTCCGGTTGTGAGGTCGAACGTAGTAATCTTAGAATACGACCTGGAGAAGCGTTGGCCGTAAATTTTCCATACGTCTTGCACCACATGCCAGATGAGAGTGTGAGCACACAGAATCACCGCGATCGGCTTCTAAGGCTAGTCAAAAGCCTGTCACCGAAAGTAGTAACTATTGTTGAGCAGGAATCTAACACCAACACATCCCCCTTCCTTCTTCGTTTTCTAGAGACGCTGGATTATTATACTGCTATGTTTGAATCAATAGATGTAGCTCGTTCGAGAGACGACAAGCAGCGAATCAGAGCGGAGCAGCACTGCGTGGCCCGAGACATAGTGAACATGGTAGCTTGTGAGGGGTTTGAAAGGATAGAACGTCATGAACTACTTGGCAAGTGGAGGATGAGAATGAAGATGGCTGGTTTCACTTCATATCCACTGAGCTCCTCTGTAAGTGGAGCCGTCAAGAATTTGTTGAGGGATTTTAATGGGAACTATAGACTCCAAGAAGTGGATGGGGCTCTCTACCTTGGCTGGAAAAACAGAGCAATGGCAACCTCCTCTGCATGGAGATGA